One genomic segment of Paenibacillus sp. FSL H8-0332 includes these proteins:
- a CDS encoding DedA family protein has product MPWVIEMISQYGYIAIFALLALGLVGLPVPDELLTLFVGYLSSTMVLDFSLSVLVCFIGSITGMLISYTIGLRVGQPVVDRYGKWVGLTPKRFAYVKRWFFRFGNWTIFIAYFVPGIRHVTSYISGISAMSFRKYLMVTLAGAFIWSLLFVSIGYLIGSRLSFA; this is encoded by the coding sequence ATGCCATGGGTCATCGAGATGATCTCACAATACGGTTATATAGCTATATTCGCGCTGCTGGCGCTGGGGCTTGTCGGACTTCCCGTTCCCGATGAGCTGCTGACGCTGTTCGTTGGCTATCTCTCCTCTACCATGGTATTGGATTTCTCGCTTTCGGTTCTGGTCTGTTTCATAGGTTCGATTACAGGCATGCTGATCAGCTACACCATCGGTCTCAGAGTGGGGCAGCCTGTCGTGGACCGGTACGGGAAATGGGTAGGCCTGACGCCTAAACGGTTCGCCTATGTCAAACGCTGGTTTTTCCGGTTCGGCAACTGGACGATATTCATCGCTTATTTCGTTCCGGGCATCCGGCATGTGACCAGCTACATCTCTGGCATTAGTGCCATGTCTTTCCGAAAATACTTAATGGTCACTCTTGCTGGTGCCTTTATCTGGTCACTCCTGTTTGTCTCGATCGGTTATCTGATCGGTTCGAGGCTAAGCTTCGCTTAA
- a CDS encoding GNAT family N-acetyltransferase, whose product MPELQDIVIEEYVPARHAASIAEMWNRSAESWGGEGTYRTEESVLREHENSPMLKLFLAVSGSEVIGYCSFSHYKEDTGALYIALLNVRPDYHGRKVGKRLVRRSIEETIKLGWPRLDLYTWPGNVKAVPTYKKSGFFWENRDDTTHLMNFIPSVLQTGAVKAYFEKIDWYNDSIREIKVEPDGHGENGFDYFTYEWLKDGLSLKMEYERTGRGLRLIETEDYRIQVTIPEQHELPFGAEYPVVYEAVNKSGKPLSLEISGKSNAQIRLELDAAQDIESEARIEGRFFIHPVVEEQDLYQTHPVVEAELLINGLPAVFKLGIKPKFPVKVKLQVPDRTLFAGEEVELDVTVENEYSTDTVFSFELPEDEILSFSQKRYTVEVPAKSRRTVTAAARLLGYGIWHHTVSIRSAEEGADSAILEQELSLVFTGAETAFGGPTDKDWIISNGRYSAVLNKTNHWLTFFQNRKYLMNLPYPKLGLPYTNEFNKFSALDVKISREQEAIVLEATYEVGIREGLLLTMVVKLFSNGIVSRYFRIDNPQATVQEEELFLRDGFRFNLHGGVIPYRGKYIDLSAGAEASGMDYWEAQEFTENWMFAADEGFSRGISWPSELKLIQDSWMHAVEHSLGRIPAGGRKETPPLRIALGTWDHWQDFRAYALQSGNSNAEELTTTEQLELSLNNGNPFISGEAKLLLQEQKKSYLAGEIRISSEAGSTEESRITVQEEEKLREAALPLTVPAGAAPDVLTLHLDMDSYVQDHSFLVLPVADERVRQERLTAEGAQVLAVDNGILRIQASPDFAPGLFSLAHQGEEWLESSFPQPIAKSWWNPWVGGIVTSVGDIALRSFMEEPLTADFAELTDNKGNRWSGIRMSVTIQKNDKYKGLVLHQYFMLLPGVPVLVSTVHVEQNTGGPLCPLKLETSTFYTAASDMKDGRAYLKNSRGQELTYKSGRGQAEDASHNGILQVGSMEREQRLSLVTSFKHPSPSLMVNSVALTSYAEEYLHLQDGKEQFSKPQFYLISDLQVPEQAYGDLLSIRFKK is encoded by the coding sequence ATGCCAGAGTTACAAGATATAGTAATTGAAGAATACGTGCCGGCTAGGCACGCCGCTTCCATTGCCGAGATGTGGAACAGAAGCGCAGAGAGCTGGGGCGGAGAAGGAACGTACCGGACAGAGGAAAGCGTGCTGCGGGAACATGAGAACAGCCCGATGCTCAAGTTATTCCTGGCGGTAAGCGGCTCAGAGGTCATCGGATATTGCAGCTTCTCCCACTATAAAGAGGATACCGGAGCGCTCTATATTGCTCTGCTCAACGTGAGACCGGATTACCATGGACGCAAGGTGGGCAAGCGGCTGGTAAGGCGTTCGATCGAAGAGACAATTAAGCTGGGCTGGCCGCGGCTGGATCTCTATACTTGGCCCGGTAATGTCAAGGCGGTGCCTACGTATAAGAAAAGCGGGTTCTTCTGGGAGAACCGGGATGATACGACTCACCTGATGAACTTCATTCCCTCGGTGCTTCAGACCGGAGCGGTGAAGGCTTATTTCGAGAAGATAGACTGGTATAATGACAGCATCCGCGAGATCAAGGTGGAGCCTGACGGTCATGGGGAAAACGGCTTTGACTATTTTACATATGAATGGCTGAAGGATGGCCTCTCGCTGAAAATGGAATATGAGCGGACCGGCCGTGGCTTGCGCCTGATTGAGACGGAGGATTACCGGATACAGGTAACGATTCCTGAACAGCATGAGCTGCCGTTTGGAGCGGAATACCCTGTCGTTTATGAAGCTGTTAACAAAAGCGGAAAGCCTCTGTCGCTCGAGATTAGCGGTAAAAGCAATGCGCAAATCCGCTTGGAGCTGGACGCCGCTCAGGATATTGAATCCGAAGCGCGGATCGAAGGCCGCTTCTTCATCCATCCGGTGGTGGAGGAGCAGGATCTCTATCAGACCCACCCTGTGGTCGAGGCAGAACTGCTCATTAACGGCCTGCCTGCCGTATTCAAGCTGGGCATTAAGCCGAAGTTCCCGGTCAAAGTGAAGCTCCAGGTACCGGACAGAACGCTTTTCGCGGGTGAAGAGGTGGAGCTGGATGTAACGGTGGAGAATGAGTACAGCACAGACACCGTGTTCAGCTTTGAGCTGCCGGAGGACGAGATTCTGTCGTTCAGTCAAAAGCGTTACACCGTAGAGGTTCCGGCGAAGAGCCGGCGAACCGTTACCGCAGCGGCCCGGCTGCTCGGGTACGGGATTTGGCACCATACGGTGAGCATCCGCAGTGCAGAAGAAGGAGCCGATTCGGCTATACTGGAACAGGAGCTGAGCCTGGTCTTCACCGGAGCAGAGACGGCCTTTGGCGGCCCGACCGACAAGGACTGGATCATCAGCAATGGCCGTTATTCGGCCGTTCTGAACAAAACGAACCATTGGCTTACTTTTTTCCAGAACCGTAAATACCTGATGAACCTGCCTTATCCGAAGCTTGGCCTTCCTTATACGAATGAATTCAACAAATTCTCGGCGCTGGATGTGAAGATCTCGAGGGAACAAGAGGCTATCGTGCTTGAGGCTACTTATGAGGTCGGCATCCGGGAAGGCTTGCTGCTGACAATGGTTGTGAAGCTGTTCAGCAATGGTATAGTCTCCCGTTATTTCAGAATCGACAACCCGCAGGCTACCGTTCAGGAGGAAGAACTGTTCCTGAGGGACGGCTTCCGCTTCAACCTGCATGGAGGCGTCATCCCTTACCGAGGCAAATATATAGATCTGAGCGCAGGGGCTGAAGCCTCCGGCATGGATTACTGGGAAGCGCAGGAATTCACGGAGAACTGGATGTTCGCTGCGGATGAAGGCTTCTCCAGAGGGATTAGCTGGCCGTCAGAGCTTAAGCTGATTCAGGACTCGTGGATGCATGCCGTAGAGCATTCCCTGGGGCGGATTCCCGCCGGCGGGCGTAAGGAGACGCCGCCGCTGCGGATCGCGCTGGGAACCTGGGACCATTGGCAGGATTTCCGTGCCTATGCGCTGCAAAGCGGTAACAGCAATGCTGAGGAACTGACCACTACAGAGCAGCTGGAGCTCAGTCTGAATAACGGAAATCCGTTCATAAGCGGAGAGGCTAAGCTTCTCCTTCAGGAGCAGAAGAAGAGCTATCTGGCGGGTGAGATTCGGATCTCTTCCGAAGCAGGTAGCACGGAAGAATCCCGGATCACGGTACAAGAGGAAGAGAAGCTCAGAGAAGCGGCTCTGCCGCTGACAGTACCGGCAGGCGCTGCCCCGGATGTACTGACCCTGCATCTGGATATGGACAGTTATGTGCAGGATCACTCCTTCCTGGTCTTGCCTGTCGCGGATGAACGTGTCCGGCAGGAGAGACTCACAGCAGAAGGGGCACAGGTACTGGCTGTGGACAACGGCATTCTGCGGATACAGGCCAGCCCTGACTTCGCGCCGGGATTGTTCTCGCTTGCCCATCAGGGCGAGGAATGGCTTGAATCTTCTTTTCCGCAGCCGATTGCAAAGTCCTGGTGGAATCCATGGGTAGGCGGAATCGTAACCAGTGTGGGCGACATTGCCTTGCGCAGCTTCATGGAGGAGCCGTTAACGGCTGATTTCGCCGAATTGACCGATAACAAGGGGAACCGCTGGTCAGGGATACGGATGAGCGTAACCATTCAGAAGAATGATAAATACAAAGGACTCGTACTGCATCAGTATTTCATGCTGCTGCCGGGCGTTCCGGTGCTTGTCTCTACGGTACATGTGGAGCAGAATACAGGCGGTCCGCTATGCCCGTTGAAGCTTGAGACCTCAACCTTCTATACTGCCGCTTCCGACATGAAGGATGGCAGAGCGTACCTTAAGAACAGCAGGGGTCAAGAGCTTACCTACAAGTCAGGCCGCGGACAGGCAGAGGATGCCAGCCATAACGGGATTCTGCAAGTCGGTTCCATGGAACGCGAGCAGCGTCTATCATTAGTTACATCATTTAAGCATCCTTCACCTTCTCTGATGGTCAATTCCGTCGCGTTGACGTCTTATGCGGAGGAGTACCTGCATCTACAGGATGGCAAGGAGCAGTTCAGCAAGCCGCAATTCTATCTGATCTCGGATCTCCAGGTACCTGAGCAGGCCTATGGCGATCTGCTGTCGATCCGGTTCAAGAAGTGA
- a CDS encoding TatD family hydrolase, translated as MKIIDAHVHYSNIAAFHETAQTLAHIDYTGEGLLEEFRRSGVIAGVGMGVTETVAGAFPDSAALNPMLLDLSETLPDNLFTCVGINPLTLHLEGQLEALEQSLQRSDVVGIKLYAGYYHFNVGDEIYDPVYKLAAAYGLPVVIHGGLTYADQGLLKYSHPLSMEETFLKHREITFMLCHLGDPWVMDTAALLEKNPNLYTDLSGWIVGDQAKVDRLLTEQTYTDHFRRALVFAEKYDRLVFGTDWPLVPLDAYITFVKHLVPEAYHEDVFYNNALRVFPKLAERIRELNL; from the coding sequence ATGAAAATCATTGACGCACATGTGCATTATTCCAATATTGCAGCCTTCCACGAAACGGCGCAGACCTTGGCGCATATCGATTATACCGGCGAGGGACTCCTGGAGGAGTTCCGCCGCAGCGGTGTCATTGCCGGAGTTGGCATGGGAGTGACCGAGACGGTTGCCGGAGCTTTTCCCGATTCCGCTGCCCTCAATCCTATGCTGCTTGACCTGAGCGAGACACTGCCGGACAATCTGTTCACCTGCGTGGGCATTAACCCGCTCACCCTTCATCTGGAGGGGCAGCTCGAAGCACTGGAGCAATCGCTGCAGCGCTCCGATGTCGTTGGCATCAAGCTGTACGCCGGGTATTACCACTTCAATGTGGGGGATGAGATCTATGATCCGGTCTACAAGCTGGCTGCGGCCTACGGTCTGCCGGTAGTCATTCATGGCGGACTGACTTACGCGGACCAGGGATTGTTGAAGTATTCCCACCCGCTGTCCATGGAGGAGACCTTCCTGAAGCACCGGGAGATTACCTTCATGCTATGCCACCTGGGCGATCCTTGGGTTATGGACACCGCAGCTCTGCTGGAAAAGAATCCTAACCTCTACACGGATTTGTCCGGCTGGATTGTCGGCGATCAGGCCAAGGTGGACCGGCTGCTGACCGAGCAGACCTATACCGATCATTTCCGCCGGGCGCTGGTGTTCGCCGAGAAATACGACCGGCTGGTCTTCGGCACCGACTGGCCGCTGGTCCCGCTGGACGCTTATATTACCTTCGTGAAGCACCTGGTGCCAGAAGCCTATCATGAGGATGTCTTTTATAACAACGCACTCCGCGTGTTCCCTAAGCTTGCGGAGCGGATCAGAGAACTGAATCTGTAA
- a CDS encoding FAD-dependent oxidoreductase yields the protein MKKVIVIGAGILGASAAYQLAVMGAEVQIIDRQDPGQATDAAAGIICPWLSQRRNQAWYRLAKAGARFYPELINQLKEGGEAHTGYARVGALSIHTDESKLDKIEQRARMRLADAPEIGVITRLSAQQTRERFPLLAEGYASVHISGAARVDGRALRDALLHSAQQQGAVMVTGDAELAFEPGRVTGVHAGGHYYPADEVIICAGAWANPVLRPLGIDFKVSYQKGQIMHLQVSDHKDTEVWPVVIPPSDQYLLAFAGQQIVIGATHENDVEGYNTRVTAGGMQEILAKGLEVAPGLADGTYSEVRVGFRPFTPGFLPVIGAVPGWSGVLAANGLGASGLTMGPYIGYQLAKLALGREPDLELDDYSLLRAITGG from the coding sequence ATGAAGAAAGTTATTGTGATCGGAGCAGGTATTCTCGGGGCATCGGCAGCTTACCAGTTAGCAGTGATGGGCGCGGAGGTGCAGATTATAGACCGTCAAGACCCTGGACAAGCTACGGATGCAGCGGCAGGCATTATCTGTCCCTGGCTGTCGCAGCGGCGCAATCAGGCCTGGTACCGGCTGGCGAAGGCGGGGGCACGGTTCTATCCCGAGTTGATTAACCAGCTTAAGGAAGGGGGCGAAGCGCATACCGGTTATGCCAGGGTTGGGGCGCTTAGTATACATACGGATGAAAGCAAGCTCGACAAAATAGAACAGCGGGCACGGATGCGGCTGGCAGATGCCCCGGAGATAGGAGTCATCACGCGGCTTAGCGCACAGCAGACCCGTGAACGGTTCCCGCTGCTGGCAGAAGGATACGCCTCGGTTCATATCAGCGGTGCTGCCAGAGTGGATGGCCGCGCCTTGCGGGACGCTCTGCTTCATTCTGCACAGCAGCAGGGCGCGGTCATGGTTACCGGTGACGCTGAGCTTGCCTTTGAACCGGGCCGGGTAACAGGAGTCCACGCAGGGGGACACTATTATCCGGCGGATGAAGTGATTATCTGTGCAGGCGCATGGGCGAACCCGGTGCTCCGGCCGCTTGGTATTGACTTCAAGGTGAGCTATCAAAAGGGGCAGATCATGCATTTGCAGGTATCTGACCACAAGGATACGGAAGTCTGGCCGGTGGTGATCCCGCCAAGCGATCAATACCTGCTCGCTTTTGCCGGGCAGCAGATTGTGATCGGAGCTACTCATGAGAATGACGTAGAAGGATATAATACCAGAGTGACCGCCGGCGGTATGCAGGAGATTCTGGCTAAGGGACTGGAAGTAGCGCCTGGACTGGCGGACGGTACCTATAGTGAAGTGAGGGTCGGCTTCCGTCCGTTCACTCCGGGATTTCTGCCGGTCATAGGGGCTGTCCCCGGGTGGAGCGGAGTCCTTGCGGCCAATGGTCTGGGAGCTTCAGGACTTACGATGGGGCCGTATATCGGTTATCAGCTGGCGAAGCTGGCACTCGGCAGAGAGCCTGATCTGGAGCTGGACGATTATAGCCTTCTGAGAGCCATAACGGGCGGATGA
- a CDS encoding ABC transporter substrate-binding protein, with amino-acid sequence MRKTAGLGTLAVLFVSLLAGCSGSANPADSSNGAQASTAPAATESASTAEPATGGTFVYGRPASVTSFDLHNQITSNNAFAIDKVFESLVAFDSKGEITDQLAASHTISEDGLTYTFVLRDGLKFSNGTPVTPEDAVFSLQRHLKVGGPLAISAKVDTVKAQDEKTLVITLKEPYTPFISELSNFSNGIIPNNFGGVTEEEFFKKPVGTGPFVIETWDPAGDVTFTKNTNYWKEGQPYIDKLVYKLIQDDSQAINQLKAGAVNAVEALSLQNAGEIKDGADTTVVTNGSWVTEQLFFNTLDKHFSDVHVRRALALALDRDGLTKALTFGYAQTATSLLPSTIPYNANDKIKALSFDPAAAKAELAKSAFPDGFSTKLLVASGNSTRAQEAQIIQAAGQAIGIKIEIESVELATFRERFFAYDFAAMLNSGQADSPEANSILAFQTDPEGFSKSYWTHYTNEKVTKLLYEGQKTADGEGRATIYTELLQTLADEVPYIPLYYPDILIGARSSVDGLVVLPNGSIRLEDVRLAK; translated from the coding sequence ATGAGAAAAACAGCAGGGCTCGGTACACTTGCGGTATTATTCGTATCGCTGCTTGCCGGCTGCTCTGGGTCTGCTAATCCTGCGGATTCGAGTAATGGGGCTCAGGCCAGTACGGCTCCAGCCGCAACGGAAAGTGCAAGCACAGCAGAGCCTGCAACTGGAGGCACCTTCGTGTATGGCCGCCCGGCTTCCGTAACGTCGTTTGATCTGCATAACCAGATTACATCGAATAACGCATTCGCGATTGATAAAGTGTTTGAGTCACTGGTTGCTTTTGACAGCAAGGGTGAAATTACAGATCAGCTCGCAGCCTCGCATACGATCAGCGAAGACGGCTTAACTTATACGTTCGTGCTGCGTGACGGCCTGAAGTTCTCGAACGGTACGCCGGTGACACCAGAGGATGCGGTATTCTCCCTGCAGCGGCATCTGAAGGTTGGCGGTCCGCTGGCTATCTCGGCCAAGGTGGATACGGTGAAGGCACAGGATGAGAAGACACTCGTAATCACGCTAAAAGAGCCCTACACCCCGTTCATCTCGGAGCTGTCGAACTTCTCGAACGGAATTATCCCGAATAACTTCGGCGGAGTGACCGAAGAGGAATTCTTTAAGAAGCCGGTTGGCACGGGGCCGTTCGTGATCGAGACATGGGACCCGGCAGGTGATGTTACCTTCACCAAGAATACCAACTACTGGAAGGAAGGTCAGCCTTATATCGACAAGCTTGTCTATAAGCTGATCCAGGATGACAGTCAGGCCATCAACCAGCTTAAGGCGGGGGCCGTGAATGCTGTTGAAGCCCTGTCGCTACAGAATGCGGGCGAGATCAAGGATGGTGCAGACACAACAGTGGTAACGAACGGCAGCTGGGTGACTGAACAGCTCTTCTTCAATACACTGGATAAGCACTTCTCCGATGTGCATGTCCGCCGGGCACTGGCGCTTGCGCTTGACCGTGACGGCCTGACCAAGGCCTTGACCTTCGGCTATGCGCAGACGGCGACTTCCCTGCTGCCGTCAACGATTCCTTACAATGCCAATGACAAGATCAAGGCACTGAGCTTCGATCCGGCGGCTGCCAAGGCAGAGCTGGCCAAATCGGCCTTCCCTGACGGATTCTCCACCAAGCTGCTGGTGGCTTCCGGCAACAGCACCCGGGCCCAGGAAGCCCAGATTATCCAGGCAGCCGGCCAGGCGATCGGGATCAAGATTGAGATTGAATCGGTGGAGCTGGCTACCTTCCGCGAACGCTTCTTCGCTTATGATTTCGCGGCGATGCTGAACAGCGGCCAGGCGGATTCCCCGGAAGCGAACTCGATTCTGGCGTTCCAGACCGACCCGGAAGGCTTCAGCAAATCGTACTGGACGCATTACACGAATGAGAAGGTAACCAAGCTGCTATATGAAGGCCAGAAGACAGCTGACGGTGAAGGACGGGCTACGATCTACACCGAGCTTTTACAGACGCTTGCAGATGAAGTTCCTTACATCCCGCTGTACTATCCGGATATCCTGATCGGCGCCCGATCTTCTGTAGACGGACTTGTGGTTCTGCCTAACGGCAGTATCCGTCTGGAAGATGTCCGACTAGCTAAATGA
- a CDS encoding ABC transporter permease yields MMKSKLTLSGAAGNNGSYKWLALALVRALIVILCVMTAVFFLIRIVPGDPAKMILGEYSTPEALKNMHHTLGLDLSLWDQFTRFVKLLFTQGDTGNSIIAGTSSRELIAERAPVTLLLIIIASGLAIITALLLATVAATHKDKLLDHLIRIIPAVTLGMPVFWVGILFILFFSVRLGWFPVGGIGEGWSGTLHSLVLPAVTIAFSQIPTLVRSLRAQMLEVLESEFVVTLRAAGIPSRVILFKHVLRNSALPTLMLLGVNVSYLIGGTLVVEQVFGIKGIGSLLFTSISNRDFPVIQGIALYCALAVVIISLLIEMISGWLDPRTKGKS; encoded by the coding sequence ATGATGAAATCCAAGCTGACCCTGAGCGGTGCAGCTGGAAACAACGGTTCTTACAAGTGGCTGGCCTTAGCCCTTGTAAGAGCCTTAATTGTTATCCTCTGCGTAATGACGGCGGTCTTTTTCCTGATTAGAATAGTACCCGGTGACCCCGCCAAAATGATTCTCGGTGAATACAGCACACCTGAAGCGCTTAAGAATATGCACCACACGCTCGGACTGGATCTCTCCTTGTGGGATCAGTTCACCCGGTTCGTGAAGCTGCTTTTCACTCAGGGAGATACCGGAAACTCTATTATTGCCGGCACCTCGTCGAGAGAGCTGATTGCAGAGCGTGCTCCGGTCACACTACTGCTGATTATAATCGCCTCGGGGCTTGCGATCATTACAGCACTCCTGCTGGCAACGGTTGCTGCCACCCACAAGGACAAGCTGCTCGACCATCTGATCCGCATTATTCCAGCGGTCACCCTAGGGATGCCGGTCTTCTGGGTTGGGATTCTGTTCATTTTGTTCTTCAGCGTGCGGCTGGGCTGGTTCCCCGTAGGGGGAATTGGCGAGGGCTGGTCGGGTACGCTCCATAGTCTGGTGCTACCGGCGGTCACGATTGCTTTTTCACAGATTCCTACGCTGGTCCGCTCGCTGCGTGCGCAAATGCTGGAGGTGCTTGAATCCGAATTCGTTGTCACTCTCCGGGCAGCTGGAATCCCGTCCAGAGTGATCCTGTTCAAGCATGTGCTGCGCAATTCGGCATTGCCTACCTTGATGCTGCTGGGAGTGAATGTGTCCTACCTGATCGGGGGAACGCTCGTTGTGGAGCAGGTCTTCGGTATCAAGGGCATCGGCAGCCTGCTGTTCACCTCCATCTCGAATAGGGATTTTCCGGTGATTCAGGGGATTGCGCTCTATTGTGCGCTGGCTGTTGTGATCATCAGTCTGCTGATCGAAATGATCTCCGGGTGGCTTGATCCCAGAACGAAGGGGAAATCATGA